GCAGCGAACGGCAGTTCCCCGCCCGCTTCGACGCATCCGGAAGGGCGCGATCAGCTTTCCGGCGGACTGCCGGGCACAGTTGGGTCGCAAGTATTACCTGGCCTGACGGGGGGGCGTCTGGATTTCCGAGCGGAGGATGATGATCCGCGGGGCCGCGTCCACGCAACTTGCCCGCGCCGCCTGCATCGCCCATAGGGGAAATTCCGGAACAAGCGCGGATCCGCTCCGGTCGCCCGGCCCGGCGTACCGGACCCAAGCCCCTCATCCCATTTCCGAGCCTCCCGCTTCCGGCTCTGCCTCCGAGCTGAACCGGGCCGCATTCCGGGCCAGCTTGGCGACCATGCGGGGCAGGGTAGTTTTCCGGTTTTCGGGGTCGAGGCAGGGCAGTTTGGGATGCGCGGCCTCGAGCGTGCCGAGGCGCTCCCGCCAGGCGGCCGGGTCTTCCCGGAAGGCCGCCAGGGCTGCGGGGCCAAGGACCAAGACCGGGCGCGCGCTGTCCGGGGGCTGGGCCTCCAGCCCCACGACCGGAACGCGATCGCAGGGCAGGCCCGTGGCCGCCGACAGTTGCGTCCGCAGCAGGTCCGGCGGGTCCAGGTCCAGGGAGACAATGACCAGCCGGTCCGCGCGCGCCTGCGCCGCGCGGCGCAGCACCGCCGCCCGTCCGGACAGCAGCATGCCTGGCGCGGGCGGGTTGAACGGGTCGGGCGGGGCCGGCAGGTGGTCGGAGTGCGCACAAAAGGCCTGCGCGAACACCTCGGCCGTGCCCGACGTCCCGGTCCGGGAAGGACGGCCCAGGAGGATGCGATCGGGGGTGGCCCGCGCCGCGCTGCCATCCGCGAAGACCAGGTCGATCCGGCGCGCCGACGCGTGGATGCGTTGGCGGAACCGATCCGCGCTTTGCCGGGCCGCTTTCAACACCCGCCCGATCCAGGCGCCAAGGCTCAGCCGGTCTCCGCTGGCCCCTCCAGCAGCGCGCGCAGGGCGGCCACGTCTTGCGAAACGGCGTCCAGATTCTCCTGCACCGCCCCGAGCGCGTGGGCCTGCCGCTCCTGCATGTCCCGCATCTCCAGGATTGTCTTGATGAGCCGGGCCGCGGCGGAGCCCTCTGTCGTTTCCGGGTTCTGCAAGAGGTCCAGCAAGGGGTGCAGGGCCTGCACGTCCTTGCGCGTGTCCTCCAGCGTGCTCATCAGCACCTTTTCCGGGTCCGGCAAGGCCAGAGGCGTGGGCTGGGGCTGGATCATGGAATGTCTCCTGTGTCATGGGAAAAGCGGCCTGTTCGGGTCGTCCGGACAGGGTGTGCAGCATGAGGCCGGCGGCCAGCACCGGGTCCGCCCGGCGCAGGGCCGCGGCATGGGCGAAGCGGGCGCGCATGCGGGCCGGTTCGAAATCATGGCCCAGGGCGGAGAGGCGCAAGGACAGCGTGTCCGCGTGCCGGCAGACAAAGCTAGGGGTGCCATGGCCGGTGGTCTCGATCTCGACCCTTATCGGGCTGCCGACCGCCTCCAGCGCGGCGTTCAGCCCGGGCAGGTCCGTCGGCCGCCGCGCGAAGGCCGCGTTCAGGTCCCGGGCCAGACGCGGGGCATGGACATGCTCGGCCAGGCGCCGCTTGGGCACATGCCCGGATAGGCGGAGCGGCCGCCCACGGCTGTAATAGGGCTCTTCAAGGCCCAGCCGCCGGGCCAGCCCCCGGTGGGTCGTATCGGTATGGGCGGGGCTGGTGATGGGGCGCAAGGGAAAGCCGAGGAAGGTTCTCAACGCGGCGAAGCCATGGGCGTGATCGCAGGCCGCATCGGCGTGACGCACGAGGATCCAGGGCGCCATGTCGGGCGGCAGCCCGTGCCGGCCGAGCGCGAAGCGGAAGACGGCCAGCCATTGGGGCCGGGAGAGCCAGAGCCCTTCCGGCGCCGACAGGGTGAGGTGGACGAACCCGTCCCGGTCGGGATCGGAAAAGCGCTGGAAGAACCGGCGCGCCCGGGTCGGGCTGGACACGGGCACCGTGCCGCCCAGCAGCTCATGGCCGGGCCGCATGTCGTAGCTTGCCAGGCATTCGGCCGTCCGGTGAAATTGCAGGTGCGGCCGCATCAGCCCCGCTCCGATCCCGCCGGCAAATGGGCCAGAAACAACTGTTCGGCGGCATCCAGCAACCGCTCGATCCGGTCCCGGGGGATCGGGCTGTCCGTGCCCTGGGCGAGGTGCAGGAGCGCGTTCAGCAGCTCGCCGACCCGGGCGATATCGCGGGCCAGCCGCATGTCGTGCGACACCTGCGCGGACAACAGGCGCGTGCGGATGAACTCCGCAAGCTGGGCGTAACCGTGTTCCTGCGCCCGGCGCTTCAGTTCTGACTTCTCCGCCGGTGTCAGGCGGATCTTTTGTTCTTCCGAACGCTTGGTGGTGTTCGACTTTCCGACCGGTCCGGTCATATTGCGCATGGTCAGGTCTCCTTCGTTCAACCGGGCGGCCTTCGCCCGCGGGGTGCATGGAGAACCTATGATATCGCGCCGAAAATCCCGATCGGGGTGGGGTAGAGAAGCGGCAGGGATGTGCAGATTTCTGTGGAAAACCCAGCCGGTTCTCGCGGAGACGGCGCGCAGGATCGGTCATGCCGGCCGCGGCCGGCGGCGCATGTTCGGGCGTTTCCAGGAAAATGCGGACCGGCCGGGCGTGCGAGGAAATGTCGTTCAATAATGCCACCGGGCCCGCGTATTAGTACTTACGCGGGAGCGGCCGACCCGTACGGCACCGCCGCGTTGCCTGGCGGTGCCCCAGCGATCCAGGGGACGGCAGGCATGGCTGTCGCGCTCAGGTCGAACGCGAGCATCGCGCCTCAGGGCATGTCGTCTGCCAAAGGTAGCCGTAGCTCGGACCTGCCGGCGGACAGAATCCGGTCGAGGGGGCCTTATCCACGTTCGTCAAGCGCGGCCCTGTAACGCGCGATGCTTCTGCTCTTCGTTGAAACCTGCGCCGCGCGGGCTGCCGGGAGAGCAGGCCGACTGCCCGGAAATGTCCGTTTTGCCCCTTTCATAACCCCCACTTTCATAACCCCCAAATGCCCCGAAAGTGCGTAACATATTGAAGAAAAATGGCTTTCCGGTTATGAATCCTGCAAAACAGACATTCTTGAGCCTCCTCGGAGCCGTTTTGCGGGAGAAGTGTGTAACAGGAATCTCAAAAAATTATTACAAAACAAGGATGTAACGTGAAGATCTGATGTAACACTTTATGTTACATCTCTAAGTGTATGATTTTATGTCATATAATCTATCTATCTATCTATGTAACAAGATATAGATATATATATACATACATACACACACACGCACGCACACACACGCGCACGCACGTACGCACACGCCCCTGAGGGATATACATCTCGGCGTTACGCGTTACACAAGCTAAGCCATTGAAAATAAACGAAACAGGTGTAACGCGATTTCGACGCCGCGGGCAGGAAGGGGTAAGTCCAAGAAAATAAAGGGAAAAATTGTAACACCACTTCAGCATGACGCACGGAAAAAGCCTAAAATATTGAAAATAAAGAAGAGATTTTTGGCGCGTCAGGAGAGCCTGTTACAGCAGGGGCGATTTTCGCGATTGCCCGAAGCGGTCGGGTGGGGCGCTTAGAGGCGGCGTGTGGCCAGGCTGGGCGCGCCCAGGCGCCAGCGGGTCAGGCCGCGGATTGCCCCTCAGGGCCGCGGAGCGAGGCGCTGAGGGCGGGCGTGTTTTCGGGTCTGTGTTGGGTGGAAAATGGAAGAGCGCGCCTCAGAGAGCCTCTCAGAGCTCCTGCGGTGCGATGCCGGGTTTTCGTGAAATCCGGTCGCTCCATTCGCTGACGGCGATCTCCACACGGCCAGCAAGTTTACCGCTCCACCGGCAAGTCAGAGATCCGCGTGGTGTATCGCGGACTGCGATACTCGGCGCGCATCGCCCAGGCCCGCCCTGTCCCTTCGGAACCAAGGACCATGGTCTTCTTGCCGAACCGGGCATTGACCGCATCCAGCGCCTGCATCACCGCGCGAGATCGCGCTTCGGTCCCCCGTCGCGATCACGAAAGCATCGCAAGGCGCGGTTCGTGATCATGTCGATGGAACGGTTCGAGGCGCTCACATCCGGGCGCGGGTCGCAGGTCGCGGTGGATGTTGCCGATATGCCGGAGGGCCTGGGCGCACTCCTGGAAGAGGGCCTCGAGCATCACTTCCGTGGTCGCTGATTTCCCGGCTGCGGGCTAGGTCTTCGACGATCACCGCCTCCGGAAATAGCAGGCGGATCGTGGAGGGACGGAAGGCCGCAATAAGCGATTAGCCTCCCGCACCAATCCCGTCGGATGGAAGGGGCTTCAGATCAGGCGGCATCGCTATGAGCGGCTACCGGCAATACCCCGAGCGCGGCAGCCGCGCCCGCGCGGCCCGCGTCTCGAGTTCTCGATAGCGTCCCCCGGAATAGCGCGGGCAATCCAGCGCCTGGCCATTGGCAATCGCGATCGCGCCGATGTCCTGGCCATCGAGATAGCAAACCCCGACCCAGCGGTCATAGGTCCGCGCGCCGTTGAGCCGGCAGGCGACATGCTTCCCGCCGACCAGGCGCGCCATGAAGCTCCGGGCGTCCCGGCCGGCGCGGGTGGAGGTTTCGGGCCCGTCGACGCCGTTCAGGCGGACAGGCGTGCCGGCCACGACGATCGTGTCGACATCGCGCACGACGGTGACGCGCCCCTCGATAACGCGCTCGGCGGCTGCCGGCAGGGCGAGGAGCCCTGCCAGAAGGAAGACGGACAAGCCTGGGCGCAGGGCTTTCCCGGGCATCAGCGGCACCGCTTTGCGCCCATCGTGCGCTCGATGGCCTGGAGGCGCCCCTTGGCAATGGCGATGGCGGCTTCCTTGTCATTTCCGGACATGCTGGACACGGGCAGGCCGAGCAGGAAGACGCCCCATGCATCCCCGGAAGCGGCGGCTTTCTGTGCCGCGCTCAGGTTCGTGAGGTCCTGCTCGATCCGCGTTTTCCGGTCGGCCAGCTGACTGCAGGAAAGCCGCGCGTAATCATGGTCATCGATCTCTACCGCGGCAATCTGATCGGGCTGCTTGGCGCAGGCGCCAAGCGCCAGCGTTGCGACGAGCGCCGCCCCAAGGAAATTGCGATAGCGTGTTTTCATGTCTCGACCCCGTGTCTTGTGGTAGACTCTTTTCAACGGTGCCGCGAAGATCATTGGGCCGGAAAAATGAGTCAATCGGAAAACTGGACGCATCGGAAAGCTCGGTTTATCCTGAAGGCGGGTTCATGAGTCCAGTCCGCGCATCAGGTCCGCGATGGAGTGTCGAGAAGCGTTACGAGTTCATCGAGTTCCGCCTGTTCTGGACGGGTCGGCTGAACCGTGGCGACCTGATGGGGACCTTCGGGCTGTCCCAGCAGCAGGCCTCGGCCGACATCAACACCTATCTCGAGGGCCGCAAGAGCAACCTGGTCTACGACCGGAATGCCAAGTGCTACCGGCGGGGCCGGAATTTCCGCCCGCGCTTCTACCGGCCCGACGCGGGCGGGTTCCTGGCCCAGCTTCAGGCCGTGGAGACCGGCCTGCTGGCCCGGACCGAGAGCTGGATCGCGCCCTTGCCGGCGGTGGCCGGCGCGCCCCTGCCGGCGCGCGGCGTCGTTCCGGAAATCCTGCGCGAGGTCTACGGGGCGATCACGGACGGGCTGGCGCTGGAGGTCGTCTACCAGTCGATGTCGCGCCCGGAGCCGGGGGCGCGGGTCATCGAGCCCCATGCGCTGGCCTTCGACGGGTTCCGCTGGCATGCGCGGGCCTTCTGCCGGCGGGACGGCGTGTTCAAGGATTTCCTGCTTTCACGGATCCTGGAGGCCCGGGAGAGCGGGCTTGCGGAAAGTGCCTCCGCGGACGACCGGGCCTGGCAGGAGGAAATCGAGCTGGTGATCGCGCCGCATCCGGGGCTTTCCGAGGCGCAGGCCCGGGTCTTCGAGATGGATTACGCGATGGAGGAGGGCGTGGCGCGGATCCCCGTGCGCCGGGCGTTGCTCTACTACGCGCTGAAGCGGCTGGGGCTGGATACGGATCCGGACGCGCGGGCGCCGCGGGATCAGCAGATCGTGCTGGTCAACCGGGACGAGGTGATGGCGGCGCTTGGCGGGTGAAGCCTTGCGCAAGGGTGAATCCGGCCATCCGATTTCGGTTTGCCGGCATCGAACAGTCGGAAAGCGGGCTGTTTTTCCACAGAAATCATCCTATGGGCGATTCCGTCGCGGCGGCTCGTGTCTTATTTATAGTTTAGGGGATACCCTGAGGAAGGCCCGGTTCCCCAGCCTTACCGACCGGATGATCGCCTATGGACCTGGGGCCATTGCGGCCGTGCTCGATTACCTGGAGGCGCCCGCCGACGGCCGAACGCGCCCCCTCCTGTCGCCCAAGTCAAGAGAGGGGCTTGAATGGGTACGCGCCGAACGGGGCGTGTTGCCGCTCAGGCTTCGAAACGCGCTTGAACATCTCCTCATCAACTTGAAAACGAGCGGCATCGATCTGGATGACCTGTTCGCGAAACCTTCCATCTCGTCCGAATTGCCGGCGCAGACAAGGCAGACTGCACCTGAACCTGAGGGCGCTTCTTTACCCGACGCCGGGAAATTCCGGTCCCTGTCTGATGGCGCCGAAGATCGGCTGGACCTTCTTCTCGAGCATGTCGACGCACTTGAAGAGATCGGCAGGCAGCAAGACACTTTCGAACAACGCAAGACCGCGGCGATTGCGATCAGGAAGTTGAGAGAACGTGACCCGGATCTTCGACCAATGGAAATCGGGGAACTCCAAAGGCTCTATGGGCTGCTGTGCCAGGACGGCAAGGATGGGCGGAGTTGATTGCGCTGAGCTATGATCCGGATGGGGTCACCCTTGAATTCAAGTCGCGCCAGTCCTTGTTGGATCGCCTGCTCTCCCGTCAGGCAGAGCAGGACTTCGATCATGATGAGCGTCTTGGTTTCGCGTTAGCGGAGCTGCGGGCCACCGCCGAGACGGCGGGGGATGAGGTTGAAATCGGAGAGAACCGGATCCGCCTGTCCCACAAAACGCTGAGCGCTCTCTCCTCCGAAACGGCGGATGCACTTGGCCTCCCCCCTTTGGTGGATCTCACCCTGCGCACGGACGTCATGGGCCAGATCGGAAGCCCCGATTTCCGCCTCACCCATGACTGGGTCCGCGCCGGCCGAAAGGAGATCACGCACCGGACTGGCGCGATCCTCGAGACCTCGGGCGACGGGTCCGACGGGCTTCGGCGTCTCCCCCGATGGATGCTGGACGCGCTGGAGGTGGCGGACCGGTTTCAGGCCGGCACGGACCTGGACGAGCATTGGGAGGCGCTTGCCCGGTTCCGCCGCGCCCTCGAGCCCGGGGTCCGGATGGATCGGACCGACGCGGAGGCGCGCCTCGGGATGACCGATTTCCTCTCTGGTCTCGAGGTGACCCTGACGGACCGGTTCTCGATCAGCCCACGTGACGGGGACCAGTTCGCGATCATCCCGTTTCTCGGCGAGACTGTCGCGGCCGCGGAAGGTGAGGGGAACGCGTCGACGAGCTCTGACCCCGTGAGCGCCGCAATGACAACCATGTTTGAACGCGATGGGACGCCCATGAAAGCGCGAAATCGAGATGGATCGATCTCGTACAGGTGAAAATCGGGAGTTGGGCTGGACGCGGACCCAGGTGCGCGGGCGCCGCGCGACCAGCAGATCGTGTTGGTCAACCGCGACGAGGTGATGGCGGCGCTTGGCGGGTGAGTTTTCCGGGCGGGCTGCGTCATCTCTATCCACAAGTTTTTCAGGGCGGGGGATTCTTTCTGTCTCCCACAACTACTAGGCTATCCGCAGACATTTGAAATCCGGGCGGAAAGTGGGGAGAGTGAGCTTGGGCGTGAATTTTCGTGTGGATATGGCGCTGGCGAAGGCTGGGATCGAGGCCGCGCCCCTGGCCGGCGATAACGCGCGGGCACGAAAGGATTTCAGGGGGTATTCGCCGATGGGCGCCGAGCCGGTCTATCGCATGTCGTTCACCGTTGGCGGCCTTTTCCTGCACGAAGCTCGCGACCTGGCGCGTGCATGGTTCACGTGCCGCAATTGGGGGCAGGTCCGCAAGCAGGTACCGGACAATCTCTTCGTCGGAACAGGCCGGCCGGACTCCGCGCGGCGAATGCGCAACGAGGTGATCCGCCGCATTTCCCGGCTCGAGGAGGCAGAGCTTTCCCATCTCGCGGAATGCGGCATGACCGATGCCCGCGCCCTGGTATGGATCGCGACCTGTCGGGAATATCGCGTGCTGGCCGATTTTGCGCGCGAAACCCTCCAGGATCGCTATCGCGGGTTCGGGGAGCCGGTCCGGCCGGTGGATTTCGACAGGCTTCTCGACGATCTCGGCCTGACGCATCCGGAGGTGGCCAATTTGGCGGAAAGCACGCGCAAGCGCCTGCGCAGCGTGGCATTCCGGATGATGCGGGAGGCGGAACTGATCGATGCAGCCGGCCGGGTGCAGACCCTCCATCTCGGCGCGTCTCTCCTTGAACTGTTGCGGCGTCGTCCGGGGCCAGGGCTCGATTGCATTCCGGGGGCAGGATGACCGATCTCGACTTCATTCTCGACGAAGGTGAGACGGCGCGCGCGACGCCGGCGCTCAGGGCGCATCTGAAGGCGATCATCACCGGTCGCCGGGTTCTTGGCGGCGACGTGCCGGGCAATGATGTTCCCTTCTTCCTCTGCCCCTACGTTCCCGAGGACGAGGTGCCGATGCAGGAGCAGATCGCCACGTTGAAGGGCGAGCTTGGGCATCTTCGCTACGGCCTGCGCGCAAGGTACGTTGCTCCTGACCTGCGACGCACATTTCGAGGGGCTAACCGGCGTCACGCTGATCGAGAAGATCACGGTCTGATGCCCGGGCGGTCATTCGCATTTAGCTCCTCGTTCATTTTCCGGACCATCAGCGCGACCGGATGTACGAAGCGATCAGAAGCCGGAAAACACCATATCGAGGGCGCCGCGGATCTCGTAATCGAACTCGGAAAGATCTGCGAGAGGCTCCCCCTGGAGCAGCGCCGATGGAATTGCGGCCATCTCGGCCGTGTGCAGAACGTAAGCCGAACCCTCGATCTTGAAGACCGGCTCAAGGCGCCCGATGGCCGTCGGGCCGGACTCCGCTGGCAAGAGCGGCGCCACGACCCGCGTGCCGGTCTCGATCAGGTCCGTCTGGAGATCGAGCACAAGCCTGCCGCCGGCGATGCGAAAAACCTGGAACTGCGCCATCACTCGGTCTTCAACACCTGAAGATCATCCAGGGGCGCCCCATGCGCCTCTATCCAGGCACGCCGTTCTGCGATCGCGCCGGCATTTTCCTCGGCCCAGGCCTTGGCTTTCGCCTTGCGAACGGCCTCGGCCAGCGCGGCATCGCTGATGGCCGAGACATTCAGGCCCAATTCTCGCGCGGCAGCCAGGTTGGCCGCAGTGAGAGTGACGTTCGTGCGCTGCTTTTCAGACGTGGCTTGCGGCATGGAACCCTCGTGGAGCACACGAACAATACACATCCCAAGTGTTCGCATCAAGAGGCACTCGTCAAGGAATACTTGACAACTGCCGCCGGCGGGAAGTCCTGCAGAACCCTGCGCGACAACCTCGACGCCATCCTGGCCGTGGGCTTCCGCGCCCCCGTCTTTGGGGCCCGGCATTCTGCAATCACGACGCTTCCTGTCGACCCACAATATGGCAAATCTTGCCAGGGATTTTGACATTCCTTGTCAGCGCATGATACGATTTTCGGATGAAGGAGGATGACCCATGGCAACGATGAATGTGTCTCTGCCCGATCCGATGAAGGCCTGGGTTGAAGCGCGGCTGAAGGACGGCAGCTTCAGCAATACGAGCGATTATGTGCGCCACCTCATTCGTCGTGACCAGGAGCGCGCGCAGGCGATCGAAGCCTTGCAGGGCGCGATTGACGAGGGTGTGAAGAGCGGCGCGCCCGAGCCGTTCGATTTCAAGGCGTTCAAGGCGCGGATGC
This genomic window from Rhodovulum sp. ES.010 contains:
- a CDS encoding DUF4113 domain-containing protein, which translates into the protein MQALDAVNARFGKKTMVLGSEGTGRAWAMRAEYRSPRYTTRISDLPVER
- a CDS encoding thermonuclease family protein — its product is MPGKALRPGLSVFLLAGLLALPAAAERVIEGRVTVVRDVDTIVVAGTPVRLNGVDGPETSTRAGRDARSFMARLVGGKHVACRLNGARTYDRWVGVCYLDGQDIGAIAIANGQALDCPRYSGGRYRELETRAARARLPRSGYCR
- a CDS encoding WYL domain-containing protein, with product MSPVRASGPRWSVEKRYEFIEFRLFWTGRLNRGDLMGTFGLSQQQASADINTYLEGRKSNLVYDRNAKCYRRGRNFRPRFYRPDAGGFLAQLQAVETGLLARTESWIAPLPAVAGAPLPARGVVPEILREVYGAITDGLALEVVYQSMSRPEPGARVIEPHALAFDGFRWHARAFCRRDGVFKDFLLSRILEARESGLAESASADDRAWQEEIELVIAPHPGLSEAQARVFEMDYAMEEGVARIPVRRALLYYALKRLGLDTDPDARAPRDQQIVLVNRDEVMAALGG
- a CDS encoding DUF1819 family protein, which produces MNFRVDMALAKAGIEAAPLAGDNARARKDFRGYSPMGAEPVYRMSFTVGGLFLHEARDLARAWFTCRNWGQVRKQVPDNLFVGTGRPDSARRMRNEVIRRISRLEEAELSHLAECGMTDARALVWIATCREYRVLADFARETLQDRYRGFGEPVRPVDFDRLLDDLGLTHPEVANLAESTRKRLRSVAFRMMREAELIDAAGRVQTLHLGASLLELLRRRPGPGLDCIPGAG
- a CDS encoding CcdB family protein, coding for MAQFQVFRIAGGRLVLDLQTDLIETGTRVVAPLLPAESGPTAIGRLEPVFKIEGSAYVLHTAEMAAIPSALLQGEPLADLSEFDYEIRGALDMVFSGF
- a CDS encoding type II toxin-antitoxin system CcdA family antitoxin, which gives rise to MPQATSEKQRTNVTLTAANLAAARELGLNVSAISDAALAEAVRKAKAKAWAEENAGAIAERRAWIEAHGAPLDDLQVLKTE
- a CDS encoding type II toxin-antitoxin system ParD family antitoxin; amino-acid sequence: MATMNVSLPDPMKAWVEARLKDGSFSNTSDYVRHLIRRDQERAQAIEALQGAIDEGVKSGAPEPFDFKAFKARMREQHARK